The genomic interval CTCAATGAAATCGGGCGGGTGACGCTGCGAACCACGGTGCCGTTGTTCTTCGACGAGTACCGGCGCAACCGCCACACGGGCAGCTTCATCCTCATCGACGAAGCCACGAACGCGACGGTGGGCGCTGGGATGATCAACGGCCCCGCTGTCTGAGGTGCGCATGGTGCCGCGAGACTCCGGATTCATCCTCTGGTTGACGGGCATGTCGGGCGCGGGAAAGAGCACGCTCTCGCGAGCGCTGCGCGCGCACCTGGAGCCCTTGCGGTCCGTGGAGGTGATGGATGGCGACGAGGTCCGTACCTGGCTGACGCGGGGCCTGGGCTTCTCGCGCGAGGACCGCGAGGAGAACGTGCGCCGCATCGGACATGTGGCGCGGCTGCTCGCCCGTCACGGAGTGGGCGTCATCGTCGCCGCGATTTCGCCGTACCGGAGCTCTCGTGCGGAGGTGCGCCAGTTGGCGACGGACGCGGGGCTTGCGTTCGTCGAGGTCTACATCCAGGCGCCGCTGGACGCGCTCATCGCCCGGGACGTGAAGGGGCTCTACAAGAAGGCGCTGGCGGGGGAGCTGCGGAACTTCACGGGAGTCTCGGACCCGTATGAGGCGCCCGAGTCCCCCGAGGTCGTCGTCCGCTCCGCCGAGGAGCCGGTTGAGGCGGGACTGGAGCGCGTGTTGGAGGCGCTCCAGTCCAGGGGCTTGCTGGCGAATCGCGCGGCCTAGCGCAGGACGCGCTCCATCTTCACGTAGGGACGCTCGGCGGGGATGCCCTTGCCGCGGCAGTGCTCGATGAACTTGTTCGACTCGATGAGCTGCGGGGCCGTCTCGTCGTAGACGAGGATCATCACGTGGCGCAGCCAGGGCTCCTGGCCCATGGCGTAGACGTAGACATCCTTGGGCGTCAGGTGGTTGGTGATTTCGATGGCGCGGGCGCAGTCGGAGCCGTTGAGGCGCCGGGTCTGGTCCATCTTGCGCGGCAGCGGGTTGGTGAGCAGCGGGCCGTACATCCAGCTCATGGGGCCGCCTTCGCACTCCATGCCCAGGAACAGGATGTCGATGGGGCCGATGATGTCGCGCAGGTGCTGGTACATGCGCGGCTCCAACGCGTTGGAGTCGGCCGCCATCAGGATGGACTTGCCATCCAGCCGCACGAGGTGCGCCGTCTTGGCCTGCACGGCCAGGTCGCTGTGCTCGCCGAGGAAGGGCAGGCCGGTGATGGAGCCGCCCGGCACGGGAATCTCCTGCAGGTCGTCGATCTCCACCACGTTCTTGAAGCCGGTGTGGTGCAGCATCAGCCGCAGCGAGGGGTCCGCCAGCGAGTTGCCGTTGTTGCGAGGCACGATGATGGTGCCCACGCGGTGGCGCAGCTGGATGAGCGTCTCCATCATCAGGTGGTCGGCGTGGCCGTGGGTGATGACCACGTAGTCGATCTTCTCGGGCAGGTCCGCGTGCGTGAAGCGCGGCAGGTCCGTGGGGAACTCGTAGCTGATGACGGGGTCCGTGAGGATGCTGACGTCCTTCGTCTCCAGCAGCACGCAGGCGTGGCCGAAGTAGCGCACCCGGACACCCTCGCCGTCATAGCGGGGCGCCTTGCGAGGCACGGTGTCGGTGAACAGGTCCGCGAAGGCGGCGGACGCCGAGGCCGGCACGCCGAGCATTTCCGCCACCTGGCCTGGCGAGCCCGGCGTGTGGCGCATGCGGAACAGCGCGTCCAGGCCCTCGTGGCGGTAGGGCACCTTGAGCCACAGCGGCGCGTCCTCCTCGAGCCGCGGCGTGCTGAAGATGTAGGGGCGCCAGTCCTTGTCCACCTGCATGAGCGTCACGCTCTGCGAGGACTCCTGGTAGAAGCGGCTCTTGTAGAGCAGGGGCTCGATGTAGCGGGCGCTGGCTCGGTTGCTGAGGTCGTACGTGAGCTCCACGTAGCCGCGCAGCATGTCCGGCACCTTGGAGTAGAGGTGCTCCAGCGACGCGCCGTTGTTGGGCGCGAGCAGCTGCTCCAGCTCTCCCACGGCCTTGGTGTACGCGAGCATGTGCGCCTGCTCGCGCTGGGTCCGCTCTAGCAACTCCTTGACCCGGGGCGCTCGCGCGGCCGGGTGGTTGATGAAGGGGCCCCCCATCAACATGGGGTTCTTCAGCGCGGCCACGTGTACATCGGGATTCGCGACGAACGACTGCATCAGCTTCAGATGCAGGTTCGTCACGAACATGGGCGCCGTGGCGGGCGACAGCAGGAACCACCACGCGTACCACTGGTTGTACAGGGGCTCGATAGCCACGTTCGGCTTGAGGTACATCGGTCGGTCGAGCATCGGGTTCTCCAAGCGAGGCTCGATTATCTTGGAGAGTTCAGAGTCAGGGAAGCACGATGATGCAGTCGTCCCTGGTAGAGCGAGGGTACGGCACCTGTCG from Myxococcus stipitatus carries:
- the cysC gene encoding adenylyl-sulfate kinase, with product MPRDSGFILWLTGMSGAGKSTLSRALRAHLEPLRSVEVMDGDEVRTWLTRGLGFSREDREENVRRIGHVARLLARHGVGVIVAAISPYRSSRAEVRQLATDAGLAFVEVYIQAPLDALIARDVKGLYKKALAGELRNFTGVSDPYEAPESPEVVVRSAEEPVEAGLERVLEALQSRGLLANRAA
- a CDS encoding MBL fold metallo-hydrolase — encoded protein: MLDRPMYLKPNVAIEPLYNQWYAWWFLLSPATAPMFVTNLHLKLMQSFVANPDVHVAALKNPMLMGGPFINHPAARAPRVKELLERTQREQAHMLAYTKAVGELEQLLAPNNGASLEHLYSKVPDMLRGYVELTYDLSNRASARYIEPLLYKSRFYQESSQSVTLMQVDKDWRPYIFSTPRLEEDAPLWLKVPYRHEGLDALFRMRHTPGSPGQVAEMLGVPASASAAFADLFTDTVPRKAPRYDGEGVRVRYFGHACVLLETKDVSILTDPVISYEFPTDLPRFTHADLPEKIDYVVITHGHADHLMMETLIQLRHRVGTIIVPRNNGNSLADPSLRLMLHHTGFKNVVEIDDLQEIPVPGGSITGLPFLGEHSDLAVQAKTAHLVRLDGKSILMAADSNALEPRMYQHLRDIIGPIDILFLGMECEGGPMSWMYGPLLTNPLPRKMDQTRRLNGSDCARAIEITNHLTPKDVYVYAMGQEPWLRHVMILVYDETAPQLIESNKFIEHCRGKGIPAERPYVKMERVLR